The proteins below come from a single Falco rusticolus isolate bFalRus1 chromosome 8, bFalRus1.pri, whole genome shotgun sequence genomic window:
- the TLK1 gene encoding serine/threonine-protein kinase tousled-like 1 isoform X2, which yields MDELHSLDPRRQELLEARFTGVVSGSTGSTGSCSVGAKASTNNESSNHSFGSLGSLSDKESETPEKKQSEPSRGRKRKADTQSESSQGKNIGGRGHKISDYFEYQGGNGSSPVRGVPPAIRSPQNSHSAPSSVRQNSPSPTSLAFGDHPITQPKQLSFKITQTDLTMLKLAALESNKNQDLEKKEGRIDDLLRANCDLRRQIDEQQKLLEKYKERLNKCISMSKKLLIEKSTQEKLASREKSMQDRLRLGHFTTVRHGASFTEQWTDGFAFQNLVKQQEWVNQQREDIERQRKLLAKRKPPTTNNSQAPSANSEPKQRKNKAVNGAENDPFVRPNLPQLLTLAEYHEQEEIFKLRLGHLKKEEAEIQAELERLERVRNLHIRELKRINNEDNSQFKDHPTLNERYLLLHLLGRGGFSEVYKAFDLYEQRYAAVKIHQLNKSWRDEKKENYHKHACREYRIHKELDHPRIVKLYDYFSLDTDTFCTVLEYCEGNDLDFYLKQHKLMSEKEARSIVMQIVNALRYLNEIKPPIIHYDLKPGNILLVDGTACGEIKITDFGLSKIMDDDSYGVDGMDLTSQGAGTYWYLPPECFVVGKEPPKISNKVDVWSVGVIFFQCLYGRKPFGHNQSQQDILQENTILKATEVQFPVKPVVSNEAKAFIRRCLAYRKEDRFDVHQLANDPYLLPHMRRSNSSGNLHMTGLAASPTPPTSSIISY from the exons ACTCCAGAGAAGAAACAGTCAGAACcttccagaggaagaaaacGAAAAGCAGACACTCAAAGTGAAAGCAGCCAAG GAAAGAATATTGGGGGACGTGGTCACAAGATTAGTGACTATTTTGAG TACCAAGGTGGAAACGGCTCTAGTCCGGTGCGAGGCGTACCTCCTGCAATCCGATCTCCTCAGAATTCACATTCCGCTCCTTCTTCT GTTCGACAGAATAGTCCTTCTCCTACTTCATTAGCTTTTGGGGACCACCCTATCACGCAACCAAAGCagttatcttttaaaattactcag aCTGATCTCACAATGCTGAAATTAGCTGCGctagaaagtaataaaaatcaagacttggaaaagaaagaaggtcGTATAGATGACTTACTCAGG GCTAACTGTGATCTTAGAAGACAAATAGATGAACAACAAAAGCtacttgaaaaatataaagaaaggttaaacaaatgtatttcaatGAGCAAGAAGCTTCTAATTGAAAAG agcacacaggaaaagctggcaagcagagagaagagcatGCAAGACAGATTACGCCTGGGGCATTTTACAACAGTTCGTCATGGTGCTTCATTTACTGAACAGTGGACAGATggctttgcatttcaaaatctTGTGAA GCAGCAAGAATGGGTGAATCAACAAAGGGAAGACAttgaaaggcaaagaaagctCCTGGCCAAGCGAAAGCCGCCAACTACAAATAATTCTCAGGCACCATCTGCCAATTCTGAAcccaagcagaggaaaaataaagctgtgaatGGGGCAGAAAACGATCCCTTTGTTAGACCCAATTTACCACAGCT tttgactTTAGCAGAGTATCATGAACAGGAAGAAATTTTCAAACTTCGATTAGGACATCTCAAAAAG gaagaagctgaaatacAAGCAGAACTTGAACGTTTGGAAAGAGTTAGGAATCTTCACAtaagagaactgaaaagaataaataatgaagATAATTCACA atTTAAAGATCACCCCACATTGAATGAACGGTATTTGTTACTCCATTTACTTGGCCGAGGTGGCTTCAGTGAAGTATACAAG GCTTTTGATCTTTATGAACAAAGATATGCTGCTGTGAAGATTCACCAGCTTAACAAAAGCTGGAgggatgaaaagaaagaaaactaccACAA ACATGCCTGCAGAGAATATAGAATACACAAAGAACTGGATCACCCCCGGATAGTTAAACTGTATGACTACTTCTCCCTGGATACAGATAC GTTTTGCACGGTGTTAGAATACTGTGAAGGCAATGACTTGGATTTCTATCTCAAGCAACATAAATTGATGTCAGAGAAGGAAGCTAGGTCCATTGTAATGCAAATAGTAAATGCACTACGGTATCTCAATGAGATCAAGCCCCCTATTATACACTATGATCTTAAACCAG GTAATATCCTTCTTGTGGATGGAACAGCAtgtggagaaataaaaattacgGATTTTGGCCTGTCCAAAATAATGGATGATGATAGCTATGGTGTGGATGGAATGGATTTAACTTCACAGGGAGCAGGAACTTACTG gtaCTTGCCTCCAGAGTGTTTTGTAGTTGGCAAGGAGCCACCAAAGATTTCTAATAAGGTTGACGTATGGTCAGTTGGAGTAATCTTTTTCCAATGCCTTTATGGTAGAAAG ccatttgGCCACAATCAATCACAGCAAGATATCTTACAAGAAAACACAATATTAAAAGCCACAGAAGTTCAGTTCCCTGTGAAACCTGTTGTAAGCAATGAAGCCAAG GCCTTTATCAGACGCTGTTTAGCATACCGAAAAGAGGATAGATTTGATGTCCACCAGCTGGCTAATGATCCTTATCTTCTTCCTCATATGAGGAGATCAAATTCTTCAGGAAACTTGCATATGACTGGGCTAGCAGCATCCCCTACACCACCTACTTCAAGCATTATTTCGTACTGA